Within Mytilus edulis chromosome 10, xbMytEdul2.2, whole genome shotgun sequence, the genomic segment aataatttctgaatttacagaatctAAATACAACTATCTGCCCTTTTAGATAGACATTATTCCAAGTTGGTTTTGttggtactatatatatatatatgtatcaaaatTTTCTTCGGTGGACTGTAGTTTAAACATTTTTCCAATgagaaacaatttataaaattttaaaatgtgaacTGGTTATGATTCAAGTGTTCTCAATTTATTTTTTGGATCTTGCTAGTTGTCTGTATATTCTAAtgagttttatttataaatgcaaCCATTTTTTTCCCCACCATTTTGTCTGTATAATCTCTCCATAAAATACAGTTAAATGGAAGAAACAAGAGAAAAAAATTAATGTGCATGTCTTACAACCAAAATCATTTAGGTGTAAACCAATGTTCTTGCAAGTGTCGTATTGTGTTTactttatgcaaaaaaaaatcaaaacaaaacttatataaaattttgaattcagcACAATAAAAATAGTCTACTAAAGCAGGCAAGAACAATATAAATTTATtaccaaaaaaaaccataaaacagTTACGAGTGTTTCTAAGAAAAATTAGAACTGAATTGACCATTTGAAAATCAATGAACACTTAGGTTAAAATGTAATTACAACAGTTTCAgaaagaaatatattattttggaactgcatattgatataaaaaaatctataggtTATAAATTTTAAACGCAAGTTTGTTATTTATCATTTACCTGTTCACATATTTATACACAATATTTTGAACCATAatctaaaaaagtttttttttttataaatttcatttttacaattcaaTGTTCATATATACAAAAGTACTAAGGGGAATTACTAGACCGAGCTGCCTTATTTTTCATTGACATTAATGCCTTTTCTCTCAATTTACGCTCTAGTTCTTCTGGATTATCGTCATCGTCTTCACTGCCAGACttctgaaatatatatacaaacattaaGATGAAAATATTGACATAACCGTagaaataaacacatcatagataccggGATCAAATTTTGTCCCACTAACATCTGTTTCAaatacagaagactcatcagtaacttTTGATTGAAATTAAGGACAAACAGAAAGTTGTTGAAGATCATTGAAGATCATTGAAGACTCATCTTTCATACATATAAAATTGTTTACCGGTGTGTGCAATTCTTGCATTGATTCAATTTATACGGTCACAATAACTCCTTATAAGAGTCGAAAGACCACAGTTCTAAAAAATATGTTAACAAGACCGTAATTCTGTCatatatcatacattttttttaataggatCTTCAATTAAAAACTTAAGGTAGTATGATTGACTTTCCAGTTGTTTCCCTGCTATTCTTGAAAACTGTTCAATCAAGCCTTTTCAAAAATACAATAGGATTTGTAAATGATAACAAATGGGGCTTTATATTATTTCTGAGTGCCCAtttttttcaatagttttgtTTCTATTGACAAAATGGTGATGTAGTTCCATTTTTCCAAAAGATGTCTCAAAAAATTATGAGGTCAGTAAATACTAAATTTGGTTAATTGACTTCCAATCTTATACATGTAGCAAGGCATGAAAAGGGGCCAATCATGACATGATATCTGCTATTAAAGAAGGGCAAGAGATACCAGaggtacattcaaactcatagatcaaaacagacaacaccatgggAAAAAAgtaacagaaaaacaacagtacacaacacagaaaactaaagactaagcaacaccaaccccactaaaaacaagaagtaattgtaacaggatgctgttacgaagtctcccaaacaaagctccaaTAACTCtccattcatatggtcccatgttcatttgatttgaatttttgtcccatacaagaatttATTTGGCtctacaagataatagcacattctcaaattgaaaggggtagGGACGACCACAGgcacttccctttaatttcatttgattagctttattgtcccatacaagaatatatatggtttaggggtggggatgttgatcgtttacaagttttcaaccaagagggggtggggtgaccccctagggacttcccttttatttcatttgattaattgtctcctacaagaatatatatggtttaggggtggggatctgaaccgtttacaagataatagtacattctcaaattgagcggggtgggggtgacccaaAGGAACTTACATttaatttcatgtgatttgttttattgtcccatacaagaatatatatggtttaggggtggggatgttgaccgtttacaagttttcaaacaagagggagtggggtgaccccctagggacttcccttttattttatttcatttgttttattgtcccctacaagaatatatatggtttaggggtggggatctgaaccgtttacaagataatagtacattctcaaattgagcggggtgggggtgacccacAGGAACTTACATttaatttcatgtgatttgttttattgtcccatacaagaatatttatggtttaggggtggggatgttgaccgtttacaagttttcaaacaagagggggttggggtgaccccctagggacttcccttttattttatttcatttgtttaattgtcccctacaagaatatatatggtttaggggtggggatctggacggTTTACAAGATAAatgcatattctcaaattgaaggggatGGGGATGACCCCCCATGGACTCCCCCTATAGTACATGTGATTTGTTTGATGgtcctttaatcatttctgaagactgcatgtatctatcacttacagtttttaagttatattcatttgaaaatttttgaaaataaaatcccatagggttctatagtaaacccctccctccttTCTACCCCCCAATATACCCCTTAaaagaccccaatgcacaaacgaaagattgatggctcacctagacatattagtctacccttttatgaaatcctaagtcaatatgacaagcggttttggagaaacgctgcggacaagttcattttttaaagtggcggaagaagaagaataaaaaaacCTGAGCAAAaccaataagtctccaaactttgtttgggagacttaactagaggtgatcttaggtgctccagtaggataagcagatcctgctccccaTTTGGCAACAGATATTCTTACCTCATCTCCTTGTCCCTTGTCTTTCTTATGCTTGTGTTTCTTATGTTTCTTATGCTTCTTGtgctttttcttttctttcttctttttcttcttatgGGCTGCATCTGATTCTGAATCCTACAAAACAAAAACTCTTCAATGTTATGTTTCTTTTAAAACAATCaacaagttatattcatttatatactTTTTCTACATTGTAGTTCTTGAATAAATCAATAATAAACatcccttttaaaaaatattctagaAGTGATTTCGAAAGCTCTAAATAATGTCAATACACATATTTTTGCATCGATTAGATCATGTTAagatttcataaaataaaatggttaatcatcattttttttaaatttgtttagagTGCAATTTATAGCGATTTGAATAGACAAAAGCGATTCGGTCTTTCATGACCAATAAAAGATTAATACAGTCGAACATTGATGTGTTGAAACTCAGATTTACTATGTACTGGTTAAAATTCctgtttataaatgaaaatttaccTCCAATGAATCCATAAACAAGGTATATTATTTGCAAGAATTAAAAGGAGTaagaaagctatgaaaaatttacaataattgaATGCAAAGCTGACGACCCTTATCAGTATTCTTTTAGGACttgttttttttgcaataaattattGTGACTCACATTGGTAAATATTTAtggattgtttttatttttatctgtttttgtgTGTTATTGACAGTATTTCATGCATTCTAAATTATGACAACAAccacaaaccagatgctccgcagggcgcagctttatacgaccgcagaggttgaaccctgaatggttggggaaagtatggacacaacattcaagctggattcagctctaaatttggattgtgattaaatagttgacacagcataggttggtgacacagaatgaatgtagtctaatgaacttaaaaaataaaaattcgctatgctgttgaatattaatcatctcaaaaaaatgtttgaagaaattttctttttatttatgaaatatgaaatgagaaaaattgaccccccccccccccccccccccccaattttgttttcacatcccccttttccttcttccaaaactgatctcaattcaaatttctaatggagtttgcaacaataactgctcatttaaatacatcataaaatattaaaatgtaaaaaaagtgctttttatcactgaatggtaaagattgttttaatttatcagttggtagtaaaagtgaaaatacattgtatattgtataaaacaatgatttaagttgattcaactactattctggacaaagaaagataactcaaattttcaaagaatattgaaaatatcttgctacTGCACAAAtatctattctggacaaagaaagataactccaaataactgaaaattgattgctatttcacaatattgtgcaataagatatttcttgctattgcgcaatactgtcaattgaagatttcttgctattgaaccatactgtgcaattgaaaatttcttgctattgcacaatactgtacaattgaagatttcttgctattgctgaatactgtgcaattgaaaatttcttgctattgcacaatacttaatataataattttgaatcctgtttggaccaacttgaaaactgggcccataatcaaaaatctaagtacacgtttagattcagcatatcaaagaagcccaagaatttaatttttgttaaaatcaaacttagtttaattttggaccctttggaccttaatgaagaccaatttgaaaacgggaccaaaaattaagaatctactaacacagttagatttggcatatcaaagaaccccaattattcattttttgatgaaatcaaaacaagtttaattttggaccccgaactggaccaacttgaaaactggaccaataatCAATAATCTAAGTACacgttcagattcagcatatcaaagaaccccaaggattcaatttttgttaaaatcaaactaagttcaattttggaccctttggactttaatgtagaccaatttgaaaacgggaccaaaaattaagaatctacatacacagttagattcagcatatcaaagaaccccaattatttaatttttgatgaaatcaaacaaagtttaattttggaccctttgggccccttattcctaaactgttaggaccaaaactccaaaaatcaataccaaccttccttttatggtcatacaccttgtgttgaaattttatagatatctattcacttatactaaagttattgtgcgaaaaccaagaataatgcttatttgggcccttttttggcccctaattcctaaactgttggaaccaaaacttccaaaatcaatcccaacctttcttttgtggtcataaaccttgtgtcaacatTTCATaagtttctattaacttaaactaaagttatagtgcgaaaaccaagaaaatgcttatttaggccctttttggcccctaattcctaaaatgttgggaccaaaactcccaaaatcaatcccaaccttccttttgtggtcataaaccttgtgttaaaatttcatagatttcttttcacttttactaaagttagagtgcgaaaactaaaagtattcggacgacgacgacgatgccgacgccaacgtgatagcaatatacgacgaaaattttttcaaaatttgcggtcgtataactAGGATGTTAAAGTTAAAACTCAGATTAGTTGAATATTATTGTCCAGATTCCAGGACTTCCTCTTCTTTTTGTTTGACTGTAGAAGTTTGCCAAATTAAGGACATAATAAAATCAAAGCTTTACTCATGTCTAAAAAATTTGTTGGATACTTTTTAATaaattcaagaaatatttttttaagctttTGCACATATGAACTTTTGTGTTGCAAATGCATTATAACCTATTGAAGCAACCACAGATTCAGGAGTTTTTAAAAGCTGGTTGGAAATGTCAGTCATTTTTGCCTGATTCTATTatcaattctgaaaaaaagttgTTCCACCTTGTAAAGCAGAGATCATTCCCATAAACTCTTAACAGAATTTTTTAAGTGTTTCTATGGGAAACAAGTTAGTTTGCAGCTGAACTAATATgattactttttattattaataatcaTACCTCTGAATCACTTTGAGAAACATCTTTCTTCACTTTGACCTTTTCTCTCCTTTCTTCATCTGGCTTTGAATTTTCTCTCTCTCGAACTGGACTTCGTTTTACAGACACAACTCGATGATATTCCTCTTCAGCAGGTTGTCTCTTATCAGGACTAGGTGATGATCGTGATCGTTTAGAACCAGTCACATAATCTGGACTGACATCGCCACGACCACGTTTTTGTGGCGTTGGATGACGTATTGAATCATTGGACAATTTTTTCGATGGCGGAGGTGATTGTGAACCCTCAGATGAACTACTAGGGCTGGCATGTTTATGTTTTCTAGACTGTGCAGGTGAAGATGATGGTTTTCTATTGCGGGGTGATGGTGATCTATGTCTATGAGAGGGAGGAGGAGGTGATCGTCTATCTCTTTGACGTAACTTATTTTCTCTCGAGTCTCTTATATCTGCTAACTTTTCCAGAGAAGATTCTGAATGCTGTCTCTGCCTCGTGTCATTTCCTCGTTTCTGTCGAGAGTCAAAAGAGGATTCAGAATCACGCTTAGGTCTACGAGGTGACAGCCGATCCTCTGATTGTCTATTTCTTTTCGGAGGGGGAGACTGTTCAAAAGATTCACGTCCTCTTCTTGGAGGCTGAGGTTTTCTCTGTGGTGAATCTTTCTTTTGTTGTGGACGACTGTCCTTAGCAGCCGGGGAATCTTCGCCTGATGATTCATTTTCAGAACCAGAGTCAGATTCAGATTCTGATTCAGACTGCTTTTTACTATCAGACATGTTCATTTTTTTGggaactttattatttttttcaggttCTTGTTCTTCTTCAGAATCAGAAGGTGAAGGACGTTTAACTTCATCTCTTTTTCTCCTTGGTCTGAAGTCAGGAGATTCCTCTCTGAAGCGTCTAGCTGGCGGAGGTGGGGAACGTCTCCTTGGTGGAGGAGATTGAGAACCCCTTGAAGGACGTCTGCGTTCAAAATTTCCTGGAGACCTCCTCCTATAGAAATCTGGAGGAGACATTCTTCGCCTGGGGGGTGGTGGAGATTCAGACCCTGATCTCCTTCGCATCCTcctaaaataaacaacattttttttataaaactcttAATGTTCCTCTgcataaaaaattacaaaaataaaatattgttttaaacaaatttatacgAAACCAGGTATTTGCaaatatttccatttttataacaatatttgtaTGGATATGatattgataatatttttcaGATTACTACAACAGAGATATATCTGAAATTTCAACAGCTGAATTTAAACTACAAATCATTATTTCAATTATCCCAAGCATCAAAGAAAAGATATTTTCAGcacaaaaattgtcatttttttatagGTTCGCAGGAATCAAGAATGTTTCTGAGCACACTAATCCCTCTATCACAAGCTTCAAATTTTCcaagttaaaaagttaaaaactctAGAGCAGTAAATGACTCCTAAAAACCTAACTTGAACTCTTGTGTGCTTGTTTGGTGGTTCTTATCATTGTGTATAattagtttcataaaatttggatgagTCAAACTTATGTTAGAATGATACAATGAAAATGGGACCGACAGAAAGATGGTCAAAGGTAACACTAAATCCCCCTGTTGCCTTTGACTGGGACATAACAGAATTGATAAAGAATATTTAGAACTGACTGCTTGCAAGaacatttgtttacaaaattttgaaatttcatttctGTTGATTCAGTTAAATCCACTTTTCAGGCAGTCAATAGTTAGCCatcattgtttatcatcttaaatgTTGGGTATTAGGTTAGCTGTACATTCAAGAAGCAATTGTTGAATGCTTGcattattggtttttttctctGTGAAGGGAAGGGGAGAtagagatatatatatttttgtttaagtttCTACATGAGATAAGATTTAATCTAACAGAATGATATTCTGCTTTCTGTTGTATAACTCTGATCTACACTAGAAAACATGACAAAAAGAGCTAGAGACCTTGATGTGAATCATACCTTGGAGGGGATCTCCTGAACCGTGGAGGACTGTAATGACGTGGTGGACTTCTCCTAGGATCAGAATATCTGAAAGATAATAAAAAGAAACTTTAAAGTTGTTTCCTGAGGAAGAAATTTCAACATAAAAACTTAAACACTGACATTTCAATCCTGAAAAGTTAAATCAAAAGCTTATTTTCTCGAATAAATTTTAACAATGAGAAATTGAACTCATTAGACACTCAAGTTTTCTAAACAAAATAGTAACTTgtctttaaaatacatgtattctaTCCCTCAAATGTAAGTTAATTTGATGATATTGACAATGATGATGCATGATTGACAAATGACTAGCGTCAAGTTAATATGCATAACAAGtttgagctttctaaaaagctgtgGATTGCTTCACTCTATCCTAATTTTAGATATGTGTTCATGTGGTTGTTGATTTAATTTTAGTATTCGAAATGTGGTATctttagatattgattgatataaaatggatgatatcaatttttgtatatatatatttagatgaacttttctgaaattttaaacTGGCTGGTCAGTGTTTAGTTGTCAATGTGTTTTTGTGGATTTTTGGTTCTTTCAGCTGGTCATTGACTTGTGAttttaaacagcaataaatgtttaGTTTCAGTGAAAATGATGGAGTGTGCGTTATACATTTATgcttttaaatttgttttcactttaatagttgaaaattaaaacatttacaaattaacagtctctggaggtgtgcctagattgGTATTTACTAATTAACAGtctctggaggtgtgcctagattggtagaagttataaaatacagaaattgcatttttgtaaacattgtaaaGAAACATTGGTTTGCAAAAAAATGGTGCATATTGGTGATTAACAAAGCAAATAATTATATAAGCGCacattaataattgatatttcaatattgatttcAGTGTACAATACAGGCATAATAAAACGAACAAGTGGtgaatttttaaaaagattacaaATAGTACCTTTGTCTTTGATCAGGGAAGTATCTTCCCCCTCTGTCGCCTCTGTCACCTCTGTCATTATATCTGTTATATCTTGGTGGTTCCCATCTAGGTGGGGGGGATCGCCTTTCTCTTCTTGGAGGTGGTTTACGTCCTGTAAAAAAGACAAAAGccatttttttattgtgaaattcaAATAACACCGTTTGAAATGTaacaactaaaaaataaacaataatcatgTCATTCAAAAATGTTCGGAACTTCAACATACTATCAAGctatttaattttacaatgaaaatACAAGTTTTGTTTTTTGTGACAATATCCTAATATGATTTTCGGACtaataaaaacattacaataatatCCATATTTTCAGTGTATTACTGAACAAATTAAGGGACttctattttaatattaacaTTTCTACTCAATAAGATACTTTTTATAAAACTTCAGTTTAAATGAGGTGTGCTGCTCAACTTGTTTAAGGGGAAAAATGCAATCCATAGGTAAAACTTACCAACAGACCCCCttgaagaggaagaagaagaaccTGACGACGAGTCAGAATCGCCACTTTCCTCATGCTTACGATAGTTTCTCTTAGCCTGGACACCCGTCTTCTCTGGCGAATCCTGAGTACTATTCTCTGTCTGAAAAGGATACAAAAACAACTCGTGTAAGCAAGGCGTCCGGTATATTTTATCAttctttaaacattaaaaattaaatcaatcTCCAAACATATTTCATTCTTGAATCCTTACTTGGAAGCTCCTAGGgaaaaaatcataaatcaaaaCTTTCACTgaaaatttgtttataaattttaacaaaattgttaaCTTTCAAAATCAGAAAATCATGTCATGATAAGACATGACATGCTAAAAAGCATGTTAAAACATATGCTTTACTTTTTTCAACTGAAATGTGCACAAACTAAACAGATTTCAAAAATTGAGAAAGGTCTT encodes:
- the LOC139491370 gene encoding serine/arginine repetitive matrix protein 1-like isoform X1, producing MSLPFTSSSYKGTSADQDNRFSDKKKKLMKQMRFADALESKVDMSKINVDSIKPWIAKRVTELLGIEDDVVVEFVYNQLEESRHPDPKEIQINLTGFLNPRNARIFLGELWELLASAQAHVSGIPEQFIEQKKEEIKKRQIEQERIQANLKKHEEQIREQLSRERKEQERRDRGSPRRSRSRSRERRRDRRSRSKERKRSRSKDKDSAKDKAKSDDEQIDEEGEKPKDTNKEESDVKEKENGTDVEAGDTEKKEEKSGSQSPEKKEDDKDEKEESDEKKNEKDEEDEKKTDDKRKRSRSRSPSHDRQRRSRSRSDYRRRRRSRSGSRKRSYARRSRSRERYKIPSRRGDPRRRSRSPRYRRSRSPKRSKREQSPPNRRPKSSSSSGSDSSDSDDSNADKRPVTENSTQDSPEKTGVQAKRNYRKHEESGDSDSSSGSSSSSSRGSVGRKPPPRRERRSPPPRWEPPRYNRYNDRGDRGDRGGRYFPDQRQRYSDPRRSPPRHYSPPRFRRSPPRRMRRRSGSESPPPPRRRMSPPDFYRRRSPGNFERRRPSRGSQSPPPRRRSPPPPARRFREESPDFRPRRKRDEVKRPSPSDSEEEQEPEKNNKVPKKMNMSDSKKQSESESESDSGSENESSGEDSPAAKDSRPQQKKDSPQRKPQPPRRGRESFEQSPPPKRNRQSEDRLSPRRPKRDSESSFDSRQKRGNDTRQRQHSESSLEKLADIRDSRENKLRQRDRRSPPPPSHRHRSPSPRNRKPSSSPAQSRKHKHASPSSSSEGSQSPPPSKKLSNDSIRHPTPQKRGRGDVSPDYVTGSKRSRSSPSPDKRQPAEEEYHRVVSVKRSPVRERENSKPDEERREKVKVKKDVSQSDSEDSESDAAHKKKKKKEKKKHKKHKKHKKHKHKKDKGQGDEKSGSEDDDDNPEELERKLREKALMSMKNKAARSSNSP
- the LOC139491370 gene encoding serine/arginine repetitive matrix protein 1-like isoform X2, translated to MTDAGFFKGTSADQDNRFSDKKKKLMKQMRFADALESKVDMSKINVDSIKPWIAKRVTELLGIEDDVVVEFVYNQLEESRHPDPKEIQINLTGFLNPRNARIFLGELWELLASAQAHVSGIPEQFIEQKKEEIKKRQIEQERIQANLKKHEEQIREQLSRERKEQERRDRGSPRRSRSRSRERRRDRRSRSKERKRSRSKDKDSAKDKAKSDDEQIDEEGEKPKDTNKEESDVKEKENGTDVEAGDTEKKEEKSGSQSPEKKEDDKDEKEESDEKKNEKDEEDEKKTDDKRKRSRSRSPSHDRQRRSRSRSDYRRRRRSRSGSRKRSYARRSRSRERYKIPSRRGDPRRRSRSPRYRRSRSPKRSKREQSPPNRRPKSSSSSGSDSSDSDDSNADKRPVTENSTQDSPEKTGVQAKRNYRKHEESGDSDSSSGSSSSSSRGSVGRKPPPRRERRSPPPRWEPPRYNRYNDRGDRGDRGGRYFPDQRQRYSDPRRSPPRHYSPPRFRRSPPRRMRRRSGSESPPPPRRRMSPPDFYRRRSPGNFERRRPSRGSQSPPPRRRSPPPPARRFREESPDFRPRRKRDEVKRPSPSDSEEEQEPEKNNKVPKKMNMSDSKKQSESESESDSGSENESSGEDSPAAKDSRPQQKKDSPQRKPQPPRRGRESFEQSPPPKRNRQSEDRLSPRRPKRDSESSFDSRQKRGNDTRQRQHSESSLEKLADIRDSRENKLRQRDRRSPPPPSHRHRSPSPRNRKPSSSPAQSRKHKHASPSSSSEGSQSPPPSKKLSNDSIRHPTPQKRGRGDVSPDYVTGSKRSRSSPSPDKRQPAEEEYHRVVSVKRSPVRERENSKPDEERREKVKVKKDVSQSDSEDSESDAAHKKKKKKEKKKHKKHKKHKKHKHKKDKGQGDEKSGSEDDDDNPEELERKLREKALMSMKNKAARSSNSP
- the LOC139491370 gene encoding serine/arginine repetitive matrix protein 1-like isoform X3, with the protein product MQIHPDPKEIQINLTGFLNPRNARIFLGELWELLASAQAHVSGIPEQFIEQKKEEIKKRQIEQERIQANLKKHEEQIREQLSRERKEQERRDRGSPRRSRSRSRERRRDRRSRSKERKRSRSKDKDSAKDKAKSDDEQIDEEGEKPKDTNKEESDVKEKENGTDVEAGDTEKKEEKSGSQSPEKKEDDKDEKEESDEKKNEKDEEDEKKTDDKRKRSRSRSPSHDRQRRSRSRSDYRRRRRSRSGSRKRSYARRSRSRERYKIPSRRGDPRRRSRSPRYRRSRSPKRSKREQSPPNRRPKSSSSSGSDSSDSDDSNADKRPVTENSTQDSPEKTGVQAKRNYRKHEESGDSDSSSGSSSSSSRGSVGRKPPPRRERRSPPPRWEPPRYNRYNDRGDRGDRGGRYFPDQRQRYSDPRRSPPRHYSPPRFRRSPPRRMRRRSGSESPPPPRRRMSPPDFYRRRSPGNFERRRPSRGSQSPPPRRRSPPPPARRFREESPDFRPRRKRDEVKRPSPSDSEEEQEPEKNNKVPKKMNMSDSKKQSESESESDSGSENESSGEDSPAAKDSRPQQKKDSPQRKPQPPRRGRESFEQSPPPKRNRQSEDRLSPRRPKRDSESSFDSRQKRGNDTRQRQHSESSLEKLADIRDSRENKLRQRDRRSPPPPSHRHRSPSPRNRKPSSSPAQSRKHKHASPSSSSEGSQSPPPSKKLSNDSIRHPTPQKRGRGDVSPDYVTGSKRSRSSPSPDKRQPAEEEYHRVVSVKRSPVRERENSKPDEERREKVKVKKDVSQSDSEDSESDAAHKKKKKKEKKKHKKHKKHKKHKHKKDKGQGDEKSGSEDDDDNPEELERKLREKALMSMKNKAARSSNSP